The sequence GGGGCTGGTGGACACCTGCATATTGGGGACCTGAAGATAAAGGTGCGGTGGTAGATGTTACCGGTAAGATTAATCATTTTGGGCATGACGGAACTCCTACCGGAACTTTTGTTCCAGGCGCCGGGAATGCGTTTTTAGGCGGGCTTTCGGCTGGACTCAGTTTGACGAATGGGGATGTTCGCGAAGGTAAGAACACCATAATAGGATATTCTCGTATAGTGACAAAAGCACACGCAGCTATCTTGTATGCAACAGTATCTGCCGGGTATACAATACAGCAACTCGGTCTTCCTCGTGTAGAATATAAGGATTCAGGGACGGTGGAGCTCTGGAACGGAGATAGACCAAAAGAGCGACTCGCATTTCTCAGATATCGGTGCGCGGACTTGAAGTGAAGGTCAAGTAATGATAGCAATAGAGAATACATACAAATTACAGGATAGGATGACTGTGCCGAAATTAACATCACTCGCCAATTACTTCAAATGTGCCAAAATTACTCCGTTGAACAATAGGTAGACGATTTCACAGCGTAGCCGAGTAAACCACGACCATATGCATTCACTGGCCGGCGTGAAACCGCGCACGGCTGGCTTCGAATAACTGCTGCTGCTCTGCAAGTAATTGCTCCTCGGACTTGCCGGATGCCTCAAACTTGGAGGTCTTCTTCTCCCGGTCCTGTGTACATGGGTCAACGTGAATTCTGCAAAAATGAGTGGCGCCACGGGCACCATACCTTCTGAGCTTGTTTGTGGTCCTTGAGCACTCCTTCAACTTCTTCTACGTAAGACTCGAATCCCAGTGTCTGTTAATGGAGATTTATTGAATGCCATGCGGTTCACATACGACAGCCAAAACGTTACCTTCAATGCCCCAACAATGTGTTCTGGAGAGATGGTCTTCTTTGCCTCTTTCTCGCAGATTTCGTTTGCCTCGGTTGAAATCATATGAATAAATTCTGTGGAGATCGCATCAGCAACAGGGGTCATGTCGACGACAAGTAAGACATACCAACGCAGCACTCAATAATAAGGTCCCGTGACTCCTTGGAGCTGAGTATGTCTTTGGGCAGAATTTCtgacaaggagaagagggTCAGCGCTGAGTGGAGAGAGCTGTGGATAAGTTGTGCTGACCAGCAATCAATTTCTGAACCGTTGCCTTGGGAAGAGAGAGCTCATCATCAGCTGCACCACTGGGACCCTCGTGATCGGACATTTTCTACTTTATAATGTTGGTCAAGTAATGGGGAGAAATAAACGGTGGCGACTTGGTGATGGTCATTTATCTCAAGAACTCAGTGTGCTCGTGTTTGATTTCTTTCCCAACTCGTTTAGCGCCGAGCCACTCCTGGTACCAAACAACCATATCATGGCGACGGTCAGCAAAATGTATACTGATAAACCAGCATAAAACTGACGCCATAATTTCTTTCAGGTCGCACCAGTAAATCCCAAGCCCTTTCTTCAGGAGCTTACCGGAAAGCCCGTGTTCGTTCGTCTCAAATGGGGATTAGAGTACAAGGGTTACCTCGTTAGTACCGACAGTTACATGAATCTTCAGGTGAACTCCTTCGCTCTGAAAACTACCAGTACACCATACTAAATACCAGTCAGCTCGCCAATACGGAAGAGTTCGAAGACGGCAAGTCAAACGGTGCTCTGGGCGAAGTCTTTATTAGGTATGTTTGTTTCGACCGATTCTCTACTCGTTTTCTGAACGCGTCACGCGTCCAGGTGTAATAACGTTCTATACATAAGGTCAGTAGTTATCGCTTGATAGACTTTCACGACCCTAACTTTCCTATTTACAGAGAAGCACCTTCGGACACATAGCATTTTTATCTCATGTATCCCTGACAAAAAAATAACCGAGAAGCTTGCATATGCAGCTATTATTTATCGTAATGAGGGAATAAGGCACTCGGCGAGTATATTCACTCCAACAAACTGAACCAAACCCTTTGGCACATCCTCCAAATCAAAGATTGTTACGTGCCCCTCCCCAGTTCGGCGCGCCGTGGATATCACGTACGTGTCCGTCGCGTGCTGCACTAGAAGAGACACGATATCCCAGCCTGACGGTGGTTCTCCGTCTACTGTCACAGTTCCTTCCAAAACGTCATATTCGATCCTGGCAAAATCATATCCTAGCCCTTCTCCCAAGGCTTTCGTGTAAGCTTCTTTTATCGTCCACATTCTGTATAGTCTCAGCAAGCGAGTCGCCTCGTTGCCAGCCCTAGGGTGGAGTGCTTCTTTCTCGCATGCAGTAAGCTGTACCCATATTCGATGTCAGTGTCCGTATTGCCATCCGCCTTGATTCTCACCCACCTGCTCTGAAACAAACTCGATAAATTCTCCCATAGAAGTCCTCCGGGGCAACGCAATTTTCATCACATCTATTCCCACAGGCTCTCCAGCACCACAAGCGATGGCTACCATGTCCGAATCGTGAGTGGCATTGTAGGTCAGGGGAACAGAGCTTTGAGTCTGCCAAGTTGTCAAGTTGTCAAGTACAATAGGCTGGGTTTCTGGCTAATACTTACGATAATAGGCTTTCCGTGCTCGGTTGCTTCGAACTTGACCATCTCTGTATCTATTTGCTTTTGACGAAGCCAATATCGAGGAAGTAGTTGACCAATGAGTGATCCTTTAGGAACCAGTTTGTAAACTGCCTATTGTTCCAAGGAAATAGTAAAATACTCCATGAATCTTCGGCATGATAgaattttctcaatttcgCTTGTCTTTCATGTGGCAGAATGCTCATCAGATGGTTCAAACTCTAAGCCACCTTTTTTAGTTCTGTTGATACATATTTGTGGAAAACGTACTTGATTATTGATCAGTTCACTGTCCCATTCTAAGATTGTAACATATATAACTGCATTACTTTCTGCCATGGAGGGAGCGATTACGATGTTTATTTGTTTCCTGCATCACCCTCAGTGGTGTGGCTGTGGCCTCGGGCCTACAACCGTATATTGAACCACGACTGCCCAAGGTCGTGATAGCCCTTTAACCTCAGTTCAACTGTGCCTGTTAGCCTTTTGCAAGATGCTACGGTGGTGCAACCTCCAGGTGGTAAAATGTTTCAAGTGCATGGAACGCGCTGCGGACACATTTACCGGTGTCGCTGGTCCATTCTTCGTTGGATTCGCATGCTTATTGATGGGTTCTGGTGTTTTGGTGTTCTGTAAGTAGCTGTCAATATCTTAGTGAATGTATCTTTAATTTCGGCCCGCACATACCCAGTCGAAGTAATTGCTCCAGATCTTCCATACCCTCTTATTACAATTCCTCTGTGCCTACTTATTGCGGCAAACCTATTGGCACATTATTACTACGTGTGTACGACCCACCCAGGAAACCCGAGTGATGGCCTGGGCACAGCCGAGGGCCGAGGGTGGAGCTGGGCTCCAAAACGCCGCGGTGGCGGGGTACAATGGTCGCCGGTCAGCCTTACAGATCCGACGGGTACAAGAGCTGTGCCTAGGTGTAACAAGTGCCATGGGCCGAAGCCCGAGGTATGTCATTTGACTGTGGTACCTTATCGACTCGACTAATGCCACTTAGCGAGCTCATCACTGTCGTGAGTGTAGCCCCATTGTATATCCTCTAGTTGCATTCACCCACTCTGTTAGGCGTATGCAAATCTTGTATCCTCAAATATGTAGGTGCAGTCCTGTCTCTCGAACGAATGCTTAGGACTGAATACCAGTTTAAAGGACCATCATTGTCCAGTAGGCAAATTCCTCAAGCTACCATAGCTCGATATCTAACCATTGACAACTGTCAGTGTAAGTAGTACACATTGACGGAAATTCTACTCATGGTCCTGATGATTACAAACTACAAGGGATTAATCAATGTGTGCGTATCTATCTTCTCATCGGGTCCAGTGTTATAACTTATGACCCTGCACTTCAGGTCGGTCTTCGCAACGAAAGAGACTTTGTGCTTTTCATGTACGTATTGCGGTTGTCTTATTATGGTTCAAATCCAACTAACCAAATGACATGGATCGTAGGTTATATTTCGTGATCGCGACCTTTTGTTTTGTTGTTGCTGGATACCGAAAGGTTTGGCCGGCTCTTGACTTTGGCATGCATTCGGTGGGTATCGAGATAATTCTGGGGCGCATGACTAAGTGAATCTATCATACTAGTGGCCATATCGGACACCCGAGATGGTGTATCTTATTATATATATCTTATGTTTGGCATTAGGACTGGCGGTGTCCGTGATGTTAGCCTGGAATATCTATCAAATAGGGAAAGGTGTAACAACAGTCGAAGGGTATGACCATGGGATATATTCAGATAGGGCCCAAAGCCGTGGAGAGGTAAGTTCCAGCAAGCCTAGATTCGCCCCCTGTTTGGCTAAATTGTTTTAAGAAATTCGTTAATAGCTTTGATCTTGGCTTTTTCAAAAATCTTGCGTATTTCTTCAACGTCATACCATCTGGATAGTAAGTTTTTTGGCTTATGTTATAGGTATATGCCCATTCAATGACGATATTCAGCCCATTGTGGGTTCTTTTACTTCCACTCCGTACCGCCCCCTATACCAATGGATTTGTATGGGCGAGACGTCAAGGCTATACCAAGCATGGAGGACTAAGAGAAGGCGAAGAAATGACGGATGACGAGGATTGACTAGATAGATCTACTGTATGCATTTTAGGTCTGTCAGGGGAAAAGCATTTCACTTGGAATAAAGCTTCCCGTACAGCCACCCTTGCAAGAAGCCCACCTCGGCGCCTAGTCAAGTGAAAGCCAAACTCAGATCATGCGATCTCGCTCTATACTTGGACTTGCTCGTAGTCGACAACCAGGACATGTATGGTCCCGTACTTTTCAATCGGCTTGTCGTCTGAATCAAGAAAGTGTTCAGAATAAGTTTCTTGCTCACAATGGTTGGTCGAGACTGAACCCAAAAATTAGTCGATGAATCTTTGAGCTTCAAACCAGGTGTTTTTCCCGCTCGGTCCCATTCATGCGGAAACTTGACGACTGAAGATGTCGGCAAGGTTGTTACACTTGCTGGTTGGATTCAACCAGCTCGGTAAGTAACAGATGAATATCCACATGTGGAACAAACACCGAAATGAATTGCAGACCAGTCTCGAAGCATCTTACTTTTTTCACTCTCAAGGATGGGGACGGCCAGACACAGCTGTTGGTTCGCTCTCCTACTGCTGGCGATGCAGAAGCCGGCCCCAAACTTGAAGATGTACCGGTCGAATCTGTTGTCCTCGTCGAGGGTAAGGTAGTAGCCCGGCCTGGGTCATCAAAACGAACGGTGTGTGATGGATTACCTTGCTCCTCACAAGTCCTTGAACTCAATGTTATATAGAATACTTCGACGGGAGACGTTGAAGTGCACGTTGACAAATATACTGTGCTCAATCCCGCAACAAAATTACCATTTAGAAGTGACGATCGGTTCGAATTGGTTAGCTCTATGTCCTCCAAAGACCCTTTTAAGTTTTACTGGAGATATTATGACAGGTCAATGAGCAACTTCGTGCAACACACCGGCATTTGGATCTCCGTCGGGACAGCTTGACTAAAAATATCAAAACCCGAAGCAAGGTAGCCCACATTGCCCGAAACTACTTGTATGACCTTGGTACGTGATCTTTGGTGGCATGCATCAAATGTTTCTGACATCTCCAATAGGCTTTACCGAAGTAGAGACTCCCATCCTCCTCAAGTCCACACCAGAAGGTGCACGTGAATTCGTTGTCCCCACTCGACTTGGTTCCTCTGAACCTCTGTTCTATGCGCTCCCTCAATCACCCCAACAGCCCAAACAGTTGCTTGTATGCTCTGGAGCAGTAGACAAGTACTATCAAATTGCTCGATGTTTCAGGGATGAAGACGGGCGCAAGGATCGACAGCCCGAGTTTACCCAAATTGATTTGGAGATGGCATTTGTTGGATGGGGCGATGGTGTTGATGTCGGTGACGGATGGAGGATTGGAGGAAGAGAAGTAAAGAACGTTGTGGAGGGGCTGGTTAGAAAGATATGGAAAGGAACTTTGGGCGTTGACCTCGAGGACAGATTCAAAGTCATGCGCTATGCTGATGCAATGGAAAAGGTACTGGCTGATAATATTCTGCGAATAAGGCTGGAACTAAGGTCCCGAACTAGTACGGTTCAGATAAACCAGATACGCGATTCGGGCTCGAGGTGAGCGTTTGCTTATCCCCAGTTAGAGTTGATTTGACGACTGTCCAAGATCCATCCGGTCACTTCGTTGCTGCCTGAAGGTATACAAAATAAACTTTCAGAGACTCAGATGCAACTCGAGTGTCTGGTTGTTCGACACGACGACGAGACATTTAATTCTGCGTCTAGGGCAGCAGCTGTAAGTTCAAACCTCAAGCGAATGACTTTAAATGATCTTACATTATCATAGGGCGAACCCAGCGCGACTCGTATAACCATCACAGGAAATAACCTCCACTCATGGGCATCGGAAATTCTCAATTCTGAAGTGGACTGCAGCCACCTTTCCCAGTCCTTACGGCTTCATCCAGGGGACGAGGTTTGGGTTTGCCTCCGATCGGCTAGTCTGGATATGGTGAGTGATATGTTCATTATATGCGTGCAATCTCCCGAGTGCTGATATTATGCGCCAGGGCGGCTCAACGCCGCTCGGTCGGCAGCGTCTAGCCATTAAGGATATTGCAGAGCGATCCGGTATGTATTCAACTAGTCCGATCCGGATATCTGATAACCTATCGCTTGCGAGCACAGGAGCATACATCCCTACCCAAGTTCCTCACTTCCTATGGATCACCGAGTTCCCACTCTTTACAAGCGCAGACGGAGACAAAGAATTCCTCGCCAAAGGCCGTTTAAGCAGCTCGCACCATCCCTTTACAGCACCCATGGCCGAGGACGTGGACAAGTTACTGAACGGACAGCCGAGAGAGGTCCGAGGGCAACACTACGACCTCGTCTTGAACGGTGTCGAGATCGGAGGAGGGTCCGTGCGTGTACATGACCCTACGTTGCAGCGGTTCATATTCGAGCAAGTTCTTCAGGTGCGCTTTGTGGTTTGGGAGCGTGAGGATCACCTACCAAATTTGATCGCTTTTTATAGCTCACTCCGGCTGAGACTGAGACTTTTTCTCACTTGCTCGCTGCACTCTCTGCAGGAGCGCCCCCGCACGGTGGATTCGCAATTGGGTTTGATAGGCTGATAGCCGTACTATGCAACGCGACGTCAATCCGAGACGTTATAGCTTTCCCAAAGACGGCCGGTGGAACAGACGCGTTGTTCAAGAGCCCCAGTAGGGTAGACCGGGAGATACTGGCCGGACTGGGACTGATTGGCAAAAAGTAGCGCAAGTAAGAAACCGGTGTCGTATAAAATCACCCTTCAAATATAAACCGTCCACAAACAATGCAATTGACCAAGCCCATGCATACAAAAAGACTGACACATCCAGGCGAGACACAGCGCTCGAGAGAGGAAGAGTGAGAGGAAGAGAGTGAGCGTGAGAAAAGAGCCAAGAGAAATAAAAGCAACATGTCCAAAAAAAATCATATATGCTAACAAAACATATGGTCGAGCGGATTTGTACAAGTCTGGGATGTTGGTACAGTCTAGATCCAAAGCCGCTCTCGCCTATTCCGATCCTATCTTATGGTCTTCCGGTCGTCGTCCGTcccagcagcaacaacagtAGTCCCGCTTTCACTCGCTGCGTCATCCTTCTCTCCTTCCTTCCCAACCGTGTCCCCATTTCCTGTTTCGGATATTGAGAAGTTCGGCGCAGTTGGTGTGGGCCCATCCAGCGCAACCCCGGTTCTACCGTTTGCGTTCAATGTCGGGGCCGACGCCTGACTCAGGAGTGTTGGCCCCCTCTCCATAGACTGGACTCGCGATCTGGGGGGAAGAGCATAAGATGCCCATCCACCAGCATCCTCGTGCCTCTCCACACTCGGCTCTCTCGAACCAAAGCCGCTTCCTCCACTGCCCTCTCTCCTCCTCACTCCTTCAATCATTCCGATCAACGGCGGACTTGCCAGCGGCGATGATGCCGCAACTGCATAAGGAAGGTGCTGAGATTGGGACGTAGGGTATCCGCCGGTtccgctgctgctgctgccacTACTTCCCATAAGCGGGAGAGAATATCGTCTTGTGTTTTCTGTCCATTCACTGTGTTTGTCGATCCAGGCGTTTAGTCCGTTCTCGCTTGGGGGTGCACTGGTTAAGCCTCCCCCGGAATTGCTGTTACCCGCACTCGAGGACGCACTTCCTGGAGCGGTGGTTTCTCCTGGCGTTTTTACCCCGGACATGATTTCCAGAGGAGCGAGGATAGAAAATATGGCATCCGGGGCCGGTGCTTGTGATGCGTATTCGTCGAATGGGTCTGGGACAGAAGCCAGAATGTGCTCGAGAGAAGGATCGGAGCTGAAACACATGTGAGTATAGGGGTGAGTCATATGATAGGGAATAAACTCACGCTTTAGCTGTGATGCGATCGTACACGTCCATTGTAGATCTTACTACCACGGAAACCTATGGAAATCGAGTGAGTCAACGTTGGCGAATAGGGGAGGGGGGTGCGATTCCGTACATTGCCGAGAACGCCATCCCATATCTGCTGTTCGTGCTCCAAGACTTGCTGGTAGTAATCTGATTTCAACTTGTCAAGGTCGTTCACTTGAGCTTGCAGAGAAGCCAATGCGGCACGGAATGAATTAAGGTctaaggatggaaccagttAGACTGAAATGTCGCGATCGCTAATACAAACGGACCTCGCAGTTTCTTCCTGCCGACTCTCATGTTATCAGCCTCCGTCTTCTGAATAAGGCGGCTCTTCTCTGTCGAAGCCCGCTCATACTCGGCGGTGCGCTCCTGATTCCTTGAAATAATTAACACTCTAAAAAGTTGGGCTGAATTCAGCCGGAACTCACAGCGACGGCAGCCTTGTACGCCTGGAGCTCCTGGCGCAATGGTATCTCGAATTTGTGGACTATCGTATGTTCAAGTATTTGTTCGTGGTTCGAAATTAGATCTGCCAAATGAGATCGCTTAGCCTGTGTCGAagtatatgtggcaactgcGGTGGCATACGATGAAGTCCGGCAGCAGCCTAATCGAGTCAGACATATGTGAGCTTGGAGCGATAACGTGAATTGGCGAGCGAGACATACCTGGAGGTCCTTGCCACATGCATCCGAGGGGCCCTTGAGTCTATCGTGTGTTTGAGCAAACGATGGGAATATGACCTCATCAAACGTTACCTTGAGCACTTCTCTATCGCCTCTGCAAACTTGGCGCTCGCACGAGAGACTCCAGCCAGGGCATCTCGAAAGAAACGACTCGCATTGATTAACTGAATAGATAATTTCAGCTATTTACGATGTTGGCCGTGTTGGTACGACACACATACCTGTTCGTAGGCTTCTGCACTGGCCTTCAAATCGGCCTTGGTAATGATTCGTTCCGCACGCCCGGCAAGATCGCGAGCGTCGGTGGTATTGGTCGTAACAGAGTATGTGGGCGATGTGGGACGAGTGCTCCCGAGCATCTGCGTCGAGCTCAGCGAGCGAGTACGGACACGCATTCCGCTCATCGCTGTCGTCGCCGAACGGCAGCAAGTGTAATAAACGTAACAGCAACCCAGTATTAGTCAGCCAGGGTGCTAATCCCAAAACTGATCTTGGACTCTCTACCACATCCGCATCCACACCCACACCCATGCTCCGTCGTCTGTTTGGCCGTGGTCTGGCGACGGCTGCGGGGAAACCGTATCCCTTTTCGTCTCAGGTGTCAGTCCCTACGCCACCCCCGTTGCCTCCCACCAAAGACCGTATGCTCGTCGGTAAAGGCCTGATGGCACACTTGCATAAGACTCTCCCATCCGAACCCGCCCAAAATCTCATGAACACCCTGTTCTCGAAAACACACAAGGACCGTGTTCTTCCTGGCTCAGTCTTGTCGCTCTCACTCGCACATGCACCCAATAACTTCTCGGGCGTACTGATCGCCGTTCGTCGGAAAGGTCCTGACACAAGCTTTACTCTAAGAAATGTCGTGCAACGAACTGGTGTTGAGATGCGCTTCAGTGTTGGTagtccggcaatcaaagaagTCAAGGTCATTCAACGCGCAGGAACTGGGGGAGGAAAGAGTGGAAGGAGGATGAGGAGGGCCAAGTTGTATTATTTGAGGGACCAACCTGCCAAGATGAACGCTATTTCAGCAGGTGTCAAACGCGCGACGGCCAAATGATGAGTTTATATGCGTGTGGTGGTACGTGTCACCTTGCTGCACTGTGCTTTATTGACACTCATGTTTATTCAAGCAAAATTAATAGGTATATTAATATCGTCTACTTCACACTCTATAACACCCATGTCCTCTTTAAATCTGAGATGCAAATGCCTGGTACGCAGGTCTGTCCATCGACTTGAGGGCCACCCGTTTGTCGGTTTCAATATCCTCTATGAGCGCTTCTGCATACACCCATCCATCACTTTCTTTTCTCTATTTGAATTCAATCAACGCACCTCGTGAAATGTAATCCAGCTCAGGTCTAATGTATCCGAGTACTACGACGCTCATTTCTCTGCCGTAGAAGTCATCCTTGTAATCGTGCATGATATGCACCTCCTAAAATACGATAAACATCGAGTCCCGTCCTAGGAAAAAAACGCCACTTGCCGCAGTCAACTTTTCATTCTTGTAATACGGATTCCAGCCCATACTCATCACCATCGGCCAAACCTTTTTATCCGACTCGGGAGCCTTGTCAGAAAAGTGGACTCTTGCGTATCCAAAATAAATTCCAGGTTTTGCCACACTGGTCATTGGATCGAGCGATTCGTCAGGCAGATTAGCTACAGCCACCATCAGCAACCTTACAATCCCCAGGAACGACCTCTAGTACTTACCAGTCAAACAACCCAGCTCCCTGCCTCCTCGCCCGAACCCCCTCTGCACTGCCCCTTTCATGATTACAGGGAACGGTGCTTCGGGTTCATCCCCGCCAACTATCGTCGGACGAGAGCTTCGGAACGACTCGGTCCGCAGAGGCGCAGTGGGACGAGTCGGGGAACGGATCAGCTGAGCAGCAGTCTGCTCGTCGATAGTTTCTTCATTATTAACGCGAGACATCGTACTACGGTATACGTGTTCAAGTGGAAGTAGGGAGGAGGAAAGAGGAGTGGTCGCTTTTCGGATTTTGGAATGCGAATTATGCTAGAAGATATGTAATCATCGGCGACTTTGCTGGAGCGTGAGACCTTCCACCCCGGTCGACTAGCACAGCCACATTTCGAATGGTAGCCATCTGACTCAAAGTCCGATTTCATGCCGGCGTTCGGTCCCGTAGCTGCACACCTATGGCCTAGCAGCGCCAGCACTGTAGCGCTTTGAGAGTATAGGCGCCCCTTGGCATCTCGGCAATCTCCCTGCTCGTCCTTGTACATATACAGGTAAAATCCTCACCTCCTCACGATTCATGATTCTCTCACCGGTACCATGGCGGTCGCCGCTGTCCCGTTGATAGACAATTTTACATCTGTGTTCACCGCGTTTGACCCTTACCATGAGTACTTTATCACACCACTTTCGGGAGGACTTGTAAACTTTACCGTGCGGGTTAATATATCGGATCCTACGGAAGAACACGAGTGCCTCTTTGGGAGCGCCCGCTCGGTAGTTGCGAAATATGCACCTGCTTATGTTGCTAGTATAGGTGAGAGCGCTCCATTCAGCCAATACAGACAGGCAAGTATTCTTCCTACTTTCAAGTCAAGTACCGGTACATATGATACTGGTTCACTCTTGTCATTCAATTGCCCACTATTTACTAGGTGATCGAAGCGCGCGCTCTTGCTTTGCTCTCCAGGCCGTCTGTCAGTGCATACATCGAGTCGAGCAACGTCACGTTTCCCAAACTGGTATACCATAATCCAGACACAAATATTCTCGTCATGTCGGATTTGGGAAATGCCAAAACACTGGACAAATGGCTTGTCTCTGGTCCAGACGTAGAGGCCGCAGCCAAGGTTGGGGCCAAGTTTGGCGAGTTCCTCGCCCGGCTTGGTTCAATATCCGAACACGAGAATATACAACAAGGCAAGAATACGCTAATTGCTAACTCCCTGGCGGGCTGAATTTCATGGTACTGTATCACTAGATGTTTCCCTGAATCTGTTCGAACACTTTGATAATCCATCCATCCACGAGCTCATTTTTGGTTACGCCATCGCTCCCATCGAGAGCCACTTGCTGAAATGTGGATACGACCCTAGTGATGCCGCATTCGTTGGGAAACTGTGCATAGCCATGCACGAGCGACAGCAAGTAAGGCTGAAACGTTTCGAAGGTGCAGTTTTTGGTATCGGGGATAGTTGGCCCAGGTCTTTCCTCGTCGATGGAACAAGTTACGATATTAAACCAAGTGTTGTGGACTGGGAATTTGCGGGGATGATTAGTCCACTGATTGATCTGGCCCAACTATGTATGCGTTCCTTTCTTTTTACTCCGCGTCAACGGGTTTGGCCTTGCTTATGAATTATTAAACTTAATTAGGCGCGCATCTTTACCTCT comes from Rhizoctonia solani chromosome 4, complete sequence and encodes:
- a CDS encoding Histone-like transcription factor (CBF/NF-Y) and archaeal histone; the encoded protein is MSDHEGPSGAADDELSLPKATVQKLIAEILPKDILSSKESRDLIIECCVEFIHMISTEANEICEKEAKKTISPEHIVGALKTLGFESYVEEVEGVLKDHKQAQKDREKKTSKFEASGKSEEQLLAEQQQLFEASRARFHAGQ
- a CDS encoding small nuclear ribonucleoprotein F, whose product is MATVAPVNPKPFLQELTGKPVFVRLKWGLEYKGYLVSTDSYMNLQLANTEEFEDGKSNGALGEVFIRCNNVLYIREAPSDT
- a CDS encoding 4'-phosphopantetheinyl transferase superfamily translates to MVKFEATEHGKPIITQSSVPLTYNATHDSDMVAIACGAGEPVGIDVMKIALPRRTSMGEFIEFVSEQLTACEKEALHPRAGNEATRLLRLYRMWTIKEAYTKALGEGLGYDFARIEYDVLEGTVTVDGEPPSGWDIVSLLVQHATDTYVISTARRTGEGHVTIFDLEDVPKGLVQFVGVNILAECLIPSLR
- a CDS encoding asparaginyl-tRNA synthetase, with amino-acid sequence MRSRSILGLARSRQPGHVWSRTFQSACRLNQESVQNKFLAHNVDESLSFKPGVFPARSHSCGNLTTEDVGKVVTLAGWIQPARPVSKHLTFFTLKDGDGQTQLLVRSPTAGDAEAGPKLEDVPVESVVLVEGKVVARPGSSKRTNTSTGDVEVHVDKYTVLNPATKLPFRSDDRFELVNEQLRATHRHLDLRRDSLTKNIKTRSKVAHIARNYLYDLGFTEVETPILLKSTPEGAREFVVPTRLGSSEPLFYALPQSPQQPKQLLVCSGAVDKYYQIARCFRDEDGRKDRQPEFTQIDLEMAFVGWGDGVDVGDGWRIGGREVKNVVEGLVRKIWKGTLGVDLEDRFKVMRYADAMEKYGSDKPDTRFGLEIHPVTSLLPEGIQNKLSETQMQLECLVVRHDDETFNSASRAAAGEPSATRITITGNNLHSWASEILNSEVDCSHLSQSLRLHPGDEVWVCLRSASLDMGGSTPLGRQRLAIKDIAERSGAYIPTQVPHFLWITEFPLFTSADGDKEFLAKGRLSSSHHPFTAPMAEDVDKLLNGQPREVRGQHYDLVLNGVEIGGGSVRVHDPTLQRFIFEQVLQLTPAETETFSHLLAALSAGAPPHGGFAIGFDRLIAVLCNATSIRDVIAFPKTAGGTDALFKSPSRVDREILAGLGLIGKK
- a CDS encoding ribosomal protein L19; amino-acid sequence: MLRRLFGRGLATAAGKPYPFSSQVSVPTPPPLPPTKDRMLVGKGLMAHLHKTLPSEPAQNLMNTLFSKTHKDRVLPGSVLSLSLAHAPNNFSGVLIAVRRKGPDTSFTLRNVVQRTGVEMRFSVGSPAIKEVKVIQRAGTGGGKSGRRMRRAKLYYLRDQPAKMNAISAGVKRATAK
- a CDS encoding riboflavin kinase encodes the protein MSRVNNEETIDEQTAAQLIRSPTRPTAPLRTESFRSSRPTIVGGDEPEAPFPVIMKGAVQRGFGRGGRELGCLTANLPDESLDPMTSVAKPGIYFGYARVHFSDKAPESDKKEVHIMHDYKDDFYGREMSVVVLGYIRPELDYISREALIEDIETDKRVALKSMDRPAYQAFASQI
- a CDS encoding APH domain-containing protein, with translation MAVAAVPLIDNFTSVFTAFDPYHEYFITPLSGGLVNFTVRVNISDPTEEHECLFGSARSVVAKYAPAYVASIGESAPFSQYRQASILPTFKSSTGDRSARSCFALQAVYTNILVMSDLGNAKTLDKWLVSGPDVEAAAKVGAKFGEFLARLDVSLNLFEHFDNPSIHELIFGYAIAPIESHLLKCGYDPSDAAFVGKLCIAMHERQQVRLKRFEGAVFGIGDSWPRSFLVDGTSYDIKPSVVDWEFAGMISPLIDLAQLCAHLYLLCQTSSPEVKSRVKKYTLAMVRAHHNQAPEWHYKAEYRADAWLLFGREIIINTIEMEWWGGDEVKKQADMKMLGGQGAAFVTDAKRRGNQVGALFEDVFDTLC